The genomic window GGGGACCAGGAAGGATCAGCAGGGGCCCCTGGCAGGAATGCTGAGGAAGGGTCCTGAGTCCAGAGAAGCCTTCTGGCAGGGCAGGATGGCTGGGCGCCGGCCTGTCTGGCTTCGAGCTGCAGGGAAATGGGGACcagatggtgggggaggggcgcagagGCCAGTGGTGAAGTTGTCAGATGTTCTCTGCGGGGTCAGAGTCCCCTTCCTCTGCTCCTGCAAGTCTGGGGAGGCTAGCTGAGCCCCACACGTCTCAGCCAGCTGGAGGGCCTGCCTTCCCTGTagggtcccctgccccctgctcccctcctcagTGGTGCCcgcaggaggtggggagggggtgtccagGCCCTCAGGGCTGGCAGGAAGTGGCAGGGGCTTCTGAGGACAGGCTTGCAGCCGCGGGCGGCCTCATCAGCTCGGACCCGGTCTCCTGCAAAGGGTCTGCCACTGGCCTGCCACTGCACCCACCTTGCTCAGTTACCCTAACACCCCAGGCCTGGGCACACTCGGGCCCCACTCTGGGGGCTTGAGTCTGAGCTGGCAGGAGTATGTGCCAGTCAGCTCCAGCCCAGTGCTGGGGTAGATGGGGGCACCTGGGCACCCCCCCATGGCTGCTCCCTGTTTGCTCAGCTGCCCGAGCCTCTGCCTCCCGTCCCCACCTGGCTGCCAGGTGCAGGGAGGGCGTCACGAAGCCCAGTCTCTCTCTGGCTGGAGCCGTGGAGGACAGCTGCTGTGGGGTGGGGTCTGTGCCCAAGGTGAGCGACGCCagattctcagggctggaggccGGGGCGGCCAGTGGGCTCAGGGTAGGCACAGCACCCCTTCATGTCCTCCCTGGCATGGGGCAGGGCCCGCACAGTGAGACCAGAGGGGCTGGGAGCAAGGGGGACTACTCGGTGTGGGGGATACTGCGCTGGGGTTGGGGGACTGTGCAGGCCCACATCCAGGCCTTGGGAGTTTGGGGCTTCCTGGGTAGGGACCCCTCACGTCCCCCATCCCGCAGGAGCCTGATGCCACGCACCCTGGATGGGCAGGTCACCATGGAGAAGACGCCCAGCTGCTTCGTGACGCGAGAGGTGCCGGGGCGCCCATGGCATGTCCCCCCACACCAGGCTTATTGTGGTGGTGCGGAACCCGTGACGCGTGCCGTGTCTGACTACGCACAGACACTGTCCAGGACACCGGGGCTGCCCAGCTTCCGCGCGCTGGCCTTCCGCCAGGGCCTGGGCCCCGTGGACTCGGCCTGGAGCGCCGTGCGCATCGGCCTGTACGCGCAGCACCTGGCACCCTGGCTGCGTTTCTTTCCGCTCTCCCGCTTCCTCTTCGTCAGCAGGGAGGCCTGGTCAGTGACCCCGCCGGCGAGGTGGGCCTGCGGCGTGTGGTCACCGACAAGCACTTCTACTTCAACGCCACCAAGGGCTTCCCTTGCCTCAAgaaggcacagggcagtggccgCCCCCGCTGCCTGGGCATGGCCAAGGGCCAGCCGCACCCCCGGTGCCCCCCGCCGTGCTGCGGCTCCTCCGTGACTTCTACCGGCCCTTTACCCGCAGGTTCTATCAGATGACCGGCCAGGACTTTGGCTGGGACTGACTGGCACCGGCCTGGCCTGCG from Sorex araneus isolate mSorAra2 chromosome 4, mSorAra2.pri, whole genome shotgun sequence includes these protein-coding regions:
- the HS3ST6 gene encoding LOW QUALITY PROTEIN: heparan sulfate glucosamine 3-O-sulfotransferase 6 (The sequence of the model RefSeq protein was modified relative to this genomic sequence to represent the inferred CDS: inserted 6 bases in 5 codons), translated to MKAAPPTLASARCGGTGLPAGGALNPRIAGPALPGAGRRTPSRSRASSPAPSGPGCAPGAPSCHPRAWAPRVPLAGSGGLDGGAGLGQGAGAALRAPSAPVLLAAALLGAYCLCALPPPAXPGAPGLPVASGAGRRRFPQALIVGVKKGGPRARLEFLRLHPDVRALGSELHFFDRRYERGLAWYRSLMPRTLDGQVTMEKTPSCFVTREVPGRXHGMSPHTRLIVVVRNPXTRAVSDYAQTLSRTPGLPSFRALAFRQGLGPVDSAWSAVRIGLYAQHLAPWLRFFPLSRFLFVSREXLVSDPAGEVGLRRVVTDKHFYFNATKGFPCLKKAQGSGRPRCLGMAKGQPHPRXPPAVLRLLRDFYRPFTRRFYQMTGQDFGWD